A DNA window from Choloepus didactylus isolate mChoDid1 chromosome 9, mChoDid1.pri, whole genome shotgun sequence contains the following coding sequences:
- the LOC119544547 gene encoding translation initiation factor IF-2-like yields MGAAPASHSPTTPPAPWEKLTPFRHPEAEATRARGLQTPPPPGPRPPTGSPGPSSGSDRASPRVHQCGAPSPLARAAGAGVTRQLGAPLRPGRAEGRGRGAGFAMLQLNPGKTPARRGGGPLAGTDGDGGNKGGLRPRQSWKNPSGRRGGGGAESAGEGPGSRATLATLAGPPGRGCFCFPFPGTRLAERGRRPQESRKCPAGRGGSAPGPRTRSPYSPMPRARPAAVHSRTLGSEWRAVRAEKASVGTVGPSDS; encoded by the coding sequence ATGGGGGCTGCCCCCGCCTCCCACAGCCCCACTACGCCGCCCGCCCCTTGGGAGAAACTGACGCCCTTCCGTCACCCGGAGGCAGAGGCCACCCGGGCTCGCGGTCTGCAAACACCGCCCCCGCCTGGCCCCCGCCCCCCCACGGGTAGCCCGGGGCCGTCCTCGGGATCGGACCGCGCCTCGCCAAGGGTGCATCAGTGTGGGGCTCCGAGTCCGCTGGCCCGAGCGGCGGGGGCAGGGGTAACGCGGCAGCTGGGAGCGCCGCTCAGGCCCGGACGCGCGGAGGGCCGAGGGCGGGGGGCCGGCTTCGCCATGCTCCAATTGAACCCTGGAAAAACCCCGGCGCGTAGGGGAGGCGGGCCCCTCGCAGGCACCGACGGGGACGGCGGGAACAAAGGCGGCCTGCGGCCGCGTCAGTCATGGAAAAACCCATCCGGCCGCCGGGGCGGGGGTGGCGCGGAGAGCGCAGGGGAGGGGCCGGGCAGCCGGGCCACCCTCGCCACCCTCGCCGGCCCGCCCGGGAGGGGCTGCTTTTGCTTCCCCTTCCCTGGAACGCGCCTCGCGGAGAGAGGGAGGAGGCCCCAGGAAAGCAGAAAATGCCCGGCGGGGAGGGGCGGCTCGGCCCCGGGACCGAGAACCAGAAGTCCCTACTCTCCGATGCCGCGCGCCCGCCCGGCAGCGGTGCACAGCCGGACTCTCGGCAGCGAGTGGCGGGCAGTCCGGGCAG